AAATAAAGAATAATTGAGTGGAACGTTCGACGTTCCGCTCTCAACTCTGAATGAATTATGACACTTTATCCTAAATTAATATTGGATGCACTGGCTACGGTGCGTTATCCCGGTACGGGAAAGAATCTGGTGGAAGCGGAGATGGTTGCTGATAATCTCCGGATTGATGGTATGTCAGTCAGTTTCTCATTGATATTTGAGAAGCCGACCGATCCGTTTATGAAATCTATGGTGAAGGCTGCCGAAACAGCTATTCATACTTATGTGTCGCCTGATGTGCAAGTTACGGTTGCGACGGAAAGCAAGCAGGCTGCCCGTCCGGAAGTAGGAAAGCTGCTTCCGCAGGTGAAGAATATCATCGGTATATCTTCCGGTAAGGGTGGGGTAGGCAAATCTACCGTCTCGGCGAATCTGGCAGTTGCTTTGGCAAAATTGGGTTATAAGGTCGGTTTGCTTGATGCGGATATCTTCGGACCATCTATGCCGAAAATGTTTCAGGTGGAGGACGCGCGTCCGTATGCCGAACGTATTGACGGTCGCGACTTGATTATTCCTGTTGAGAAATACGGTGTGAAGTTATTGTCTATCGGCTTCTTTGTCGACCCCGATCAGGCTACGTTGTGGCGTGGTGGAATGGCTAGCAATGCGCTGAAACAGTTGATTGGCGATGCTTCTTGGGGTGAACTGGATTATTTCCTGATTGACCTTCCTCCGGGCACGAGTGATATTCATTTGACTGTCGTGCAGACGTTGGCTATGACAGGCGCTATTGTTGTCAGCACTCCGCAGGCGGTAGCTTTAGCGGATGCCCGTAAGGGAATCAATATGTTCACTAATGATAAGGTGAATGTGCCTATTCTCGGATTAGTTGAGAATATGGCTTGGTTTACTCCTGCTGAACTTCCGGATAATAAATACTATATCTTCGGTAAGGAAGGAGCCAAGAAGTTGGCGGAGGAGATGAATGTTCCTTTGCTGGGACAGATTCCTATTGTGCAGAGTATTTGCGAAGGAGGAGACAATGGTACGCCTGTTGCACTGGATGAAGATTCGGTGACTGGTCGTGCTTTCTTGTCGTTGGCTGCCAGTGTGGTGCGTCAGGTTGATCGGCGGAACGTAGAAATGGCTCCGACACAGATTGTTGAGATGCATAAATAAGCAAGACGGACAGAGATTGAATCGCTTGTGATGACGACAAGCTTCCGTAATCGTATAAAAACGCCTCCATAGTTTTCGAAAAGACTATGGAGGCGTTTCCTATGATCAAGGTGATGTACTTTACGATTACTTCTTTAAAGCTTTCATCAGTTGCTTTTTCATCGTGTCTGTACCTGGGAATCCCGTTTGCTTGAAGGTTGTATTTCCTTCTGCATCTATTACGAAATAAGTAGGAACTCCGCCGATTTTAAACGTAGACATCAGATACGCCCATTGATCATTTGTTACGCGGAAATGTTCTCCGTGAATATCGGGGATCATATTCTCCCAAGTGCCTTTCGGAGAGGTTTCTCCTGTGATATACAGGTAAAGAATGTCTTCGTCTTTCAGTTCTTCTTTCATGGGGATCATAGCCTTGTTGGCCATTCGGCACGGTCCGCACCAAGTTGCCCAGAAGTCAACCAGCAGTACGTGTCCGCGGAATTTGGAGATGATAGTCGAAAAGAGTTCTTCGTTTGTTACTTTCCCGATTTCATTGATTTTATATCCGGTCTTTTGCTTGTTCAGTTCTATCTTCTTGAGTAGTTTATCATTAAGGACCGTCAACAACTGTTTGTAGGCAGGAGAAGGCAGGGCTTCAAGGACTGCTTTCTGTTCGGCAGTCAATGGTGTGAAATCTTCTATGGAGCGATAGCACTTGTATGCTTCTCCCATTTGAAACAAGATTCCTTGGTTGGTACCCAACTTCTCTTCCATAAGATCTTTTCTGGAACTGAATATTCCTGCTCCGTATGCAAATTCCGGGGCATACAAATCTACCGGCTCATTGAGTGTAAAATCTTTGAGTACATCAAGATAATCGACTGGAAATTCTATTTTGGTATTTGTGTAATACTCTTTAGTCTGTTCTCTGTTTAATTTCTGACTGACAACATGGGCACGCATGATAATGTCTTTTCCCATAAATAATCCGATAGCTGTGGTAATATCCGTATTGGCTTTCAGAATTTCTTTGGCAGCAGAACTGAGAGGAGCTTCATCTATCTGTTTGTAGGTGTTAAGACGTTTCTCTAAAAAGTAATCTTTTAGTCCGTTTATATCTTTTCCGGCTACATCTTTGACAATCTTGCTCGGGTTGTCAACCAAGTTACTTGGAATAGAATTGTCTGATAACTCTTGTTGAAGGTCAGCCAGATAACCTCCATAATAAGCTTTTTTGCCATAGGGCTTGTTGTCTTTCTGGAGATGTGATTGTTGGCGTGAACACTCGGCTGTGTTAACGATGATAGTACTTTCTTTTCCAGGAGCCAGCAAGCAAGGAATTTGTGCAAAGGGGAAAACAAGGGTGGCAGGAGTTACGGTAATAACATCTGTCTGAACCTGAAAACTTCCGTCTTCCTTGATAGTTACTTCTTCGGCATAATTTAACCACCTGATCGGGTCGTTTAAACGTAACTGTCCGGAGCTTGGCATATCTTTTTGATACCCTGTCACTTGTCCTTTTAATGTTGCTTTTCCATACGCAAATTCAGGTACCGGCAGTTCTGCCTTTTTGTTTATCTTATGAATAACGGCTCCTTTGGGTAATGCAGACTTACGGAAATCTTTTTCATTCAACTGTATTCCCCATATTTTGTATGCTCCGTCAAAATCTCCTTCTGAGAAATCCAGACTTGTTACGTTTGCTGGTATGGGTGGGAAAAGTAACTGAAATTCTGCCTCACCGGATTCAGGCATCCAGAATTCTTTGTCCAATGTGATGCCTACACCTTTGCGGATCGGGTATAAGGCCCCTTTTTCATCTTTGAGGAAACTGCCACTGGCTATTTTTATCCAGTATTTCGGACGATAAAATGCTTTGATGTATACAGTGGTAACTGTGTCACTCATGACAATTTTGTCAACTTCAATATTTGAAGAGCTCCAAGCTAGAAAAGGTGGGCGCTCGATAACTCTGTCTTTGGCTTGTACGGTGCAAACTACGCAGAGTATCAAACCCATAATCCATGAGAATCTTTTCATACGAATAGTGTTTATTTCGAACAAATATAACGATATTTTTGTGACTATCCTCAAAAAAGTAGAAAAAGATGTATCTTTTTTCCGATACCGATGAACGCCTTATCTCCCCCGGTATGGGGGAGGAGGCGCGGCACCGGGGAAATGTTTATTGTAATTTGAAAACTATCGGAAGGGTATATTCTACTGCAATGGCTTGTCCGCCTTGTTGTCCGGGTTCCCATTTGGGCATAGTGCTCACTACACGGATCGCCTCTGCATCAAGCAACGGAGATATGCTACGCAATACTTTTATATTGGATATGCTTCCGTCTTTACCGACAATCATTTGTAGGATGACTCTGCCTTGCTCCTTATTCTTTTGTGCAATAGTCGGATATTTGATGTTTCTGGCAAGATATTGCATCAGACCGGGTATTCCTCCGGGGAATTTAGGCATTACTTCCGCTACTTTGAGTGCTGTACCTGATTTTGCGTCTGTTGCGTTGGCATTAGAATCTTCTTTTGGACCATACGCTACTACAACTACTTCTTCCAGATCAGCTTGTTTTATTTCTTTTCCCTTTGAAGGAGCTGGACCTTGTAGCCTGAACATTACAGGAACTGAGAATCTGACATTTACATTTTCTCCTCTTTGTTTACCCGGTTTCCATTGGGGCATAGCGGCAATTACTCTTACAGCTTCCTTGTCAAGATAGGGATCTACGCTTCGGGCTACTTTTATGTCGGATATGTTTCCGTCTTTTTTAACAACGAAACTAACAATGACGCGTCCTTGTTTTCCGTTTTCATGAGCTGTTACAGGATATTTGATGTTTTTAGCTAAATATTGCATCAAGGCTTGTTGCCCTCCCGGAAATTCGGGCATTACTTCTACAACTTCAAATACCACAGAATCGGGTATACTCTTGCTTTGAGCGATAGGTGTTGACTTTGCGATTTCTTTTTTGGCCGGCAGAGCGACTGTTTGCTGAATTTCTTCACTTTGCAGTTCGGGGATATTTGCAATTTCCGGCTGAGGAGTGTTAACCTGTTCCATAACCTCTTTTGCAAATCTTTCTGTGGTACGGGCTACTACTTCGATGTTGCTGACAATCATCAACAGGGCAGCCAAGGGAAGAAACATGATATATTTTGTTCTTCCTATTTCTTTGGTTCTTCGTTTGTTCATCATTTTGATACGATTTTTAAGTGGTAAAACATTGAAACTATTTGATAAATTTGCTGCAGCCTTGTGATGAGCCAGTCCTAACAAGTGGTACTGGTATGATTTACTGTCATGTCCCGTCTCCAATACCCGGCTGTCTGCCATGTATTCGAGATTGCCTCTGACTTCCCGTTTCATAAGCCAGCTAAATGGATTGAACCAGCAGAATATGCACATTATTTCACTGATTAATACATCTATCGAGTGGTATTGACGGGCGTGAGTTTCTTCATGGGTGATTATCTCACTAATTTCAGAGTCGGTATGTGACTGTGGGTGTATGAATATCCAATGAAAAAAAGAGAACGGTCCTGCTTCTTTCTTTAATAGGTGTACACGCACTCCTTTCAATTGGCTTTTGGAACATTGAAAATGCAGTCGCATGATACTTCCTAGTTGAAGGAAGAAACGGGCGGTCAGTAGTAATACTCCGCTCCAATAGATAATGCCTGTGAGAAGTTTGATTAGCTCTTGCCAATTAATCTCTGTTTCTTGTGGAATGGTAACGACTTGTTCCGGAAGTATGATTGTTGCATAAAGATCTGCCATTGCTACCATTGGCTCGTGTGCTTTTATCCACCCTTCAATATTTAGTAAAGGGTAGAGCAAGGAAATGGCAAAAAAACATAACAAGGCTATCCGTCGCCAGTGAAAGAAGGTGTCTTTATGAAAGAACAACCGATAGAAGGCGTAGAACAAAGCAATTGCTACATTTATCTTTAGAAAATAGGCTAATTCCGGAGTCATAATGGATATCTTTTTACTATTAATTATCTTTTCCTTTTTCTATCAGTTCGATAATGTCTTTGAGATCATCAGTCGATAACTTTTGGTCTTTGGCAAAGAAAGAAACCATTTCTTTGTAGGAATTTTCAAAGTAATTACGAACTACGCTACTCATAAAGTGACGTTTGTATTCATTTTCTCGAATGGCAGGAGTGTATTGATAGGTATTTCCCACACGTTTTGATGTGACATACCCCTTTCGTTCGAGGTTTTTTACGATCGATGCTACCGTTGTATAAGGAGGAGCCGGTTGCGGATACTTCGCAACGATATCTTTTACGAAACAGCTTTGTAACTCCCAAACGTAGATCATTACTTCTTCTTCTTGTATTGTTAACTTTTCCATGGAGATGTTGTTTAATTACGATTACTTCGCAAATCTACGAATATTTCGTAATAAAGCAATAATTAGTCAGTTAATTATTGTAAATGTATGATTACTGCAATAATATTTTGATTAAGGAGTAATCGGAAAATTATTTAAGCATAAAAATTGGTTGGATAGGCGCTATTTTTGCCTAAATAATCACACTTTAATAACATTTGTGGAAAAAAGGTGTCATTGGAGACTTTTTTATATAAAATAAATGAAATATATTTGTGGCTGTAAAACAGACGTTAAATATGAAAGGTGCGTTTCGATACTGTTGATAAGGTACGGAAGATTCCCCGCACTTAGCGAAGAAGTTAATTAATAATGCCAACCAGAGGGAGGAGGAAGGTACACTAAAAAATAAATGATATGAAAAAAGGTTTGATTTTTGTGCTATTTGCACTTGTTTCTATCGTTTCTTATTCTCAGATTTCTTGGAATGCTAAGGTCGGTATGAACATGAGTAATTTCACCGGAGATTCTGACACTGACATGAGAGTTGGGTTTAATGTTGGTGTTGGTATGGAATATCAGTTTACTGATATGTGGTCTATTCAACCTTCTTTGATGTTCACCCAGAAAGGAGCTAAAATGGATGAGTTGAAAGCTAATCCTATGTATTTGGAAATTCCTGTAATGGCTGCTGCGAGATTTGCAATTGCTGACAATCAAAATATTGTGGTAAAAGCAGGCCCTTATTTTGGCTTTGGTATTGCTGGTAAATATAAAGCAGGGGGTGAAAAGATTGATTTCTTTAAAGACACTAAAGATGAAGACGGTGATATCTTAATGGAAGGTGCAAAGAAGTTCGATGCAGGTCTTGGTGTAGGTGTTGCTTATGAAATCAATAAATTCTTTATTGATTTGACTGGAGAATTTGGTTTGACTAAAATATATGATGGTGATGGTGCTCCGAAGAACATCAACTTCTCTATCGGTGTAGGTTACAAATTCTAATAGAATTATACTCTCTTTATAATATCTCTGAAAATCCTTCGCCTTATACTCTCTTTGGGCGGGGGATTTTTTTATGGGTTTCTCCTTATAAAAAGAAAAACGGCGTATCCTCCTTATAAAAGGGGGCGCCGTTACTATCTCTCTCTTTTGTTGTTTCAATCAGTTATTTATCTGCTTTGATAAATTCTCTTTCTCTTTTAATTCTTTATATCTTTCTATTGCATGTTTACGACTCATAAGTATTTGCCAACGATATACCCAGCAAGTAGTTAAGAAATAAAAGCCTGCTTGTAACCATAAAGCTTTATATTCAAAGGCAACTTCACTTAGCGTAGCTCCCATATTGTTGATTTTCACAAAACCATTAATCCCGAAAGTAGAGGGGAAAATATAGGAGACGTATTTCCAGAATGGAGGGATTGCGGCCCCCGGCCATGAAATTCCGGAAATAAACAACAAGGGAACGGATGTGAAGACAAAGATCAGCATACACGTTTCTCGGTTGCGAATGGCGATCGAGGCCGTCATTGCAAAGAAGATGCAAGCTGTCAGGTAAGGAACCACAAATAATACTAATGAACTGGGCTGTCCTATTTGGTTGAGGCTGAATAGTCTTGGTACGACATATAGTACATAAAAAGCTACCAATATATAAACCAGAAAATAACTTAGTCCTTTACCGAGTACAATTCGTAATGTTCCGTTGTAATGCCTGTTGATAGGTACAAGGTCTTTGAAACGGTTGTTTTCGCGGGCTGTTCCGGCAGCAAGGCCGATTCCCAGCAGTAATGTCTGTTGGATAATCAATACTAGGACGGCAGGAATCAGAAAGGCAGCGAATCCGGCAGTCGGATTGAAGATCGAGATTTCTTCATATTCTATCGGATAAGCAGTGATTTCATCTTGCCGGTCGGTAGTGTTTCCGCTACGTGCAATCTTGATGTCCTTGTTCATATCCAGTGAGACGGCGGTGTTGGCAATCAGCATGGATTTATAGTATAACAGTCCGCTCATGTCGCAGTAAATGCTGACTTGCGTCTGTTTTCCTTTGGCGATATTGTCACTAAAATCGGAAGGGATATAGATAATGCCATAGGCACGTCGGTTCTTCAACATCTGTTTAGCTTCTTCCATATCAGCACAGTAAGAGACGATTTGAATGTCCGGTGTGGCGTCCACTTTCCGGAGATATTCACGGCTGAGAGAGGAATGTGAGTCATCTACAACGACAGCCGGGACTTCGCGCACCACTTCGTTATCATAGATAAAGCTATATAACAAAGGATAACCCAATGGGACGAGTATAAAGAATATCAGTACCCCCTGGTCGCGGAAAGTAGTCTGAAACTCCCGTTTCCAGATATAAAACAGGTCGTTGATGCCTTGGGCTATCTTGTCTTTTAATTTTATATCTTTCATTTAGGGTATGTATTTATAGTAAACCAGTGCCTCCTTCAAGCGGTGAACCACAAAGAAGGGGAGCATCATAAATATTAATAGTGCCATGTAATTGCTCCAAGAGTAAGCCATGCTATATCCGTTGAGTGCCTGGTCGACATAGATTAGAAAATAATGACGCAATGGGAATAGGTTGCTGAGCGCCTGCAGTACAGGGTGCATTGCCATAACAGGGAATGAGAAGCCGGAAATGGAGAAAGAAATGACTCCCCACAAAGAGGCAAAACTTAATCCAAGCCGGAGAGTGGGTAATGTACCTATCATGACTATACCGCAACATTGCGATGCTAGTACAAGGCAAAGTGTGGCGAAAATCATAGGGAAGATACCACTATTGCATGGGAAATGGAGGAAACCGTATAAGTATACATTATAAAATATACCCATGATGAAAAAAACAACTGTATGTGGAAGCAGTTTCCCTGCCAGTGCAATGTAAATGGAGTTATTGCTCATGCGTAACCATTCACGGGCGGTACGGTCTTTGATTTCCACCCCGATAGAATAAACCGTTACCATAAATATAAGCAGCATAAGAACACCCGGTATCAATGTGTTGCATAGATATACAGAGTAGTTCAGCCATGGATTATTTAATGGATGCGTATCAATCACGATCGGTTGAAGAAACCCCATTGCCTGATCTTCCGTGGCGCCTTTTGCATAGAGTGTGGTTCGTGCGGCAGCACCGGCTGTCAGTTCTCCCAACATTTTCATATCCCTGAAAAGCAGGGAGCCTGCAATCAGATAAGAATAATTGGTATAGAAGGAAATTGTGGGTTGCCGTTGG
The nucleotide sequence above comes from Bacteroides caccae. Encoded proteins:
- a CDS encoding TlpA family protein disulfide reductase; this translates as MKRFSWIMGLILCVVCTVQAKDRVIERPPFLAWSSSNIEVDKIVMSDTVTTVYIKAFYRPKYWIKIASGSFLKDEKGALYPIRKGVGITLDKEFWMPESGEAEFQLLFPPIPANVTSLDFSEGDFDGAYKIWGIQLNEKDFRKSALPKGAVIHKINKKAELPVPEFAYGKATLKGQVTGYQKDMPSSGQLRLNDPIRWLNYAEEVTIKEDGSFQVQTDVITVTPATLVFPFAQIPCLLAPGKESTIIVNTAECSRQQSHLQKDNKPYGKKAYYGGYLADLQQELSDNSIPSNLVDNPSKIVKDVAGKDINGLKDYFLEKRLNTYKQIDEAPLSSAAKEILKANTDITTAIGLFMGKDIIMRAHVVSQKLNREQTKEYYTNTKIEFPVDYLDVLKDFTLNEPVDLYAPEFAYGAGIFSSRKDLMEEKLGTNQGILFQMGEAYKCYRSIEDFTPLTAEQKAVLEALPSPAYKQLLTVLNDKLLKKIELNKQKTGYKINEIGKVTNEELFSTIISKFRGHVLLVDFWATWCGPCRMANKAMIPMKEELKDEDILYLYITGETSPKGTWENMIPDIHGEHFRVTNDQWAYLMSTFKIGGVPTYFVIDAEGNTTFKQTGFPGTDTMKKQLMKALKK
- a CDS encoding M56 family metallopeptidase, whose product is MTPELAYFLKINVAIALFYAFYRLFFHKDTFFHWRRIALLCFFAISLLYPLLNIEGWIKAHEPMVAMADLYATIILPEQVVTIPQETEINWQELIKLLTGIIYWSGVLLLTARFFLQLGSIMRLHFQCSKSQLKGVRVHLLKKEAGPFSFFHWIFIHPQSHTDSEISEIITHEETHARQYHSIDVLISEIMCIFCWFNPFSWLMKREVRGNLEYMADSRVLETGHDSKSYQYHLLGLAHHKAAANLSNSFNVLPLKNRIKMMNKRRTKEIGRTKYIMFLPLAALLMIVSNIEVVARTTERFAKEVMEQVNTPQPEIANIPELQSEEIQQTVALPAKKEIAKSTPIAQSKSIPDSVVFEVVEVMPEFPGGQQALMQYLAKNIKYPVTAHENGKQGRVIVSFVVKKDGNISDIKVARSVDPYLDKEAVRVIAAMPQWKPGKQRGENVNVRFSVPVMFRLQGPAPSKGKEIKQADLEEVVVVAYGPKEDSNANATDAKSGTALKVAEVMPKFPGGIPGLMQYLARNIKYPTIAQKNKEQGRVILQMIVGKDGSISNIKVLRSISPLLDAEAIRVVSTMPKWEPGQQGGQAIAVEYTLPIVFKLQ
- a CDS encoding BlaI/MecI/CopY family transcriptional regulator encodes the protein MEKLTIQEEEVMIYVWELQSCFVKDIVAKYPQPAPPYTTVASIVKNLERKGYVTSKRVGNTYQYTPAIRENEYKRHFMSSVVRNYFENSYKEMVSFFAKDQKLSTDDLKDIIELIEKGKDN
- a CDS encoding porin family protein, with translation MKKGLIFVLFALVSIVSYSQISWNAKVGMNMSNFTGDSDTDMRVGFNVGVGMEYQFTDMWSIQPSLMFTQKGAKMDELKANPMYLEIPVMAAARFAIADNQNIVVKAGPYFGFGIAGKYKAGGEKIDFFKDTKDEDGDILMEGAKKFDAGLGVGVAYEINKFFIDLTGEFGLTKIYDGDGAPKNINFSIGVGYKF
- a CDS encoding ABC transporter permease; amino-acid sequence: MKDIKLKDKIAQGINDLFYIWKREFQTTFRDQGVLIFFILVPLGYPLLYSFIYDNEVVREVPAVVVDDSHSSLSREYLRKVDATPDIQIVSYCADMEEAKQMLKNRRAYGIIYIPSDFSDNIAKGKQTQVSIYCDMSGLLYYKSMLIANTAVSLDMNKDIKIARSGNTTDRQDEITAYPIEYEEISIFNPTAGFAAFLIPAVLVLIIQQTLLLGIGLAAGTARENNRFKDLVPINRHYNGTLRIVLGKGLSYFLVYILVAFYVLYVVPRLFSLNQIGQPSSLVLFVVPYLTACIFFAMTASIAIRNRETCMLIFVFTSVPLLFISGISWPGAAIPPFWKYVSYIFPSTFGINGFVKINNMGATLSEVAFEYKALWLQAGFYFLTTCWVYRWQILMSRKHAIERYKELKEKENLSKQINN
- a CDS encoding Mrp/NBP35 family ATP-binding protein — encoded protein: MTLYPKLILDALATVRYPGTGKNLVEAEMVADNLRIDGMSVSFSLIFEKPTDPFMKSMVKAAETAIHTYVSPDVQVTVATESKQAARPEVGKLLPQVKNIIGISSGKGGVGKSTVSANLAVALAKLGYKVGLLDADIFGPSMPKMFQVEDARPYAERIDGRDLIIPVEKYGVKLLSIGFFVDPDQATLWRGGMASNALKQLIGDASWGELDYFLIDLPPGTSDIHLTVVQTLAMTGAIVVSTPQAVALADARKGINMFTNDKVNVPILGLVENMAWFTPAELPDNKYYIFGKEGAKKLAEEMNVPLLGQIPIVQSICEGGDNGTPVALDEDSVTGRAFLSLAASVVRQVDRRNVEMAPTQIVEMHK
- a CDS encoding ABC transporter permease, with amino-acid sequence MKEREKKYIALWQVMQRECRRLVSRPLYLFCMVIAPLFCYVFFTTLMDSGLPKDLPAGVVDMDDSSTSRNIVRNLDAFSQTGVVAHYSNVSDARIAVQEGKIYGFFYIPKGLSAEAQSQRQPTISFYTNYSYLIAGSLLFRDMKMLGELTAGAAARTTLYAKGATEDQAMGFLQPIVIDTHPLNNPWLNYSVYLCNTLIPGVLMLLIFMVTVYSIGVEIKDRTAREWLRMSNNSIYIALAGKLLPHTVVFFIMGIFYNVYLYGFLHFPCNSGIFPMIFATLCLVLASQCCGIVMIGTLPTLRLGLSFASLWGVISFSISGFSFPVMAMHPVLQALSNLFPLRHYFLIYVDQALNGYSMAYSWSNYMALLIFMMLPFFVVHRLKEALVYYKYIP